From the genome of Streptomyces sp. NBC_01317, one region includes:
- a CDS encoding DEAD/DEAH box helicase gives MSISSTDHTVMPENESNETVAGSTTEVSAEISEITAIVEIAEDAETVVAEEAADSTETTETAEAPRTAEASDTTDLDELSDDALDLPEIPAGPPGVTFGDLGLPEGIVRKLGQNGVTAPFPIQEATIPDALAGKDILGRGRTGSGKTLSFGLPLLATLAGGHTEKRKPRGIILTPTRELAMQVADALQPYGDVLGLKMKVVCGGTSMQNQIYALERGVDVLVATPGRLRDIINRGACSLDEVQIAILDEADQMSDLGFLPEVTELLDLVPSGGQRMLFSATMENEISTLVKRYLTNPVHHEVDSAQGNVTTMTHHVLVVKPKDKAPVTAAIAARKGRTIIFVRTQLGADRIAEQLSDSGVKADALHGGMTQGARTRVLEDFKKGYVNALVATDVAARGIHVDGIDLVLNVDPAGDHKDYLHRSGRTARAGKSGVVVSLALPHQRRQIFRMMEDAGVDASRHIVAGAGVFEPEVAEITGARSLTEVQADSANNAAKQAEREAVDLTKQLERVQRRAVELREEADRLVARAARERGDDPEAAVAEVAAEAERAVAEAAAAAAAVPAQREERRESRDDRGNFGRRDDRGDRGGDRRDDRGERSGRGGARGYTPRDGGGREGGFNRDRTNSDRPSGGFQRRDDRPAGGGFNRDRTNDRPSGDRGGFQRRDDRPAGGGFNRDRTNSDRPSGGFQRRDDRPTGGGFNRDRTNDRTNDRTNDRPGGDRPSADRRDDRGGRPFERREHRPAGDRPVNRDRRDDRPTTGFRAAASHDRPTGRRDDHRGGTTGTGTGSFGRRDDKPRWKRGN, from the coding sequence ATGTCCATTTCCAGTACTGACCACACCGTCATGCCCGAGAACGAGTCCAACGAGACCGTCGCGGGAAGCACCACCGAGGTCTCCGCCGAGATCAGCGAGATCACCGCGATCGTGGAGATCGCCGAGGACGCGGAGACGGTGGTGGCCGAAGAGGCAGCCGACTCCACAGAGACGACGGAGACCGCCGAGGCGCCCCGTACCGCCGAGGCCTCGGACACCACCGACCTCGACGAACTCTCCGACGACGCTCTCGATCTCCCCGAGATCCCCGCCGGCCCGCCCGGCGTCACCTTCGGCGACCTCGGTCTCCCCGAGGGCATCGTCCGCAAACTCGGACAGAACGGTGTCACCGCGCCCTTCCCGATCCAGGAAGCGACCATTCCGGACGCCCTGGCCGGCAAGGACATCCTGGGCCGCGGCCGTACCGGCTCCGGCAAGACCCTCTCCTTCGGCCTGCCGCTGCTGGCCACGCTGGCCGGCGGCCACACCGAGAAGCGCAAGCCGCGCGGCATCATCCTCACCCCGACCCGTGAGCTCGCGATGCAGGTCGCGGACGCGCTCCAGCCGTACGGCGACGTGCTCGGCCTGAAGATGAAGGTCGTCTGCGGCGGTACGTCCATGCAGAACCAGATCTACGCGCTGGAGCGCGGTGTCGACGTCCTCGTCGCCACCCCGGGCCGGCTGCGCGACATCATCAACCGTGGCGCGTGCTCGCTGGACGAGGTCCAGATCGCGATCCTCGACGAGGCCGACCAGATGTCGGACCTGGGCTTCCTGCCCGAGGTCACCGAGCTGCTCGACCTGGTGCCGAGCGGCGGCCAGCGGATGCTCTTCTCCGCCACCATGGAGAACGAGATCAGCACGCTGGTCAAGCGCTACCTGACCAACCCGGTCCACCACGAGGTGGACAGCGCCCAGGGCAACGTCACGACCATGACCCACCACGTGCTCGTGGTGAAGCCGAAGGACAAGGCGCCGGTCACGGCCGCGATCGCCGCCCGCAAGGGCCGCACGATCATCTTCGTACGGACGCAGCTCGGCGCCGACCGTATCGCCGAGCAGCTCAGTGACTCCGGTGTGAAGGCCGACGCGCTGCACGGCGGGATGACCCAGGGCGCCCGTACGCGCGTGCTCGAGGACTTCAAGAAGGGGTACGTCAACGCGCTCGTCGCGACCGACGTGGCCGCGCGCGGCATCCACGTGGACGGCATCGACCTGGTGCTGAACGTGGACCCGGCCGGGGACCACAAGGACTACCTCCACCGCTCGGGCCGTACGGCGCGCGCCGGCAAGTCCGGTGTTGTCGTCTCGCTGGCGCTGCCGCACCAGCGGCGCCAGATCTTCCGGATGATGGAGGACGCGGGCGTCGACGCCTCGCGCCACATCGTCGCGGGAGCCGGCGTGTTCGAGCCGGAGGTCGCCGAGATCACCGGCGCGCGTTCGCTCACCGAGGTCCAGGCGGACTCCGCGAACAACGCGGCCAAGCAGGCCGAGCGCGAGGCCGTCGACCTGACCAAGCAGCTGGAGCGCGTCCAGCGCCGTGCCGTCGAACTCCGCGAGGAGGCCGACCGCCTGGTCGCCCGCGCGGCGCGCGAGCGGGGCGACGACCCGGAGGCGGCGGTGGCCGAGGTGGCCGCCGAGGCCGAGCGCGCGGTGGCGGAGGCCGCCGCGGCGGCCGCGGCCGTACCGGCGCAGCGCGAGGAGCGCAGGGAGAGCCGCGACGACCGGGGCAACTTCGGCCGTCGTGACGACCGGGGCGACCGTGGCGGCGACCGCCGGGACGACCGCGGCGAGCGCAGCGGCCGGGGCGGCGCGCGGGGTTACACGCCGCGTGACGGTGGCGGCAGGGAGGGCGGCTTCAACCGCGACCGTACGAACAGCGACCGCCCGAGCGGTGGCTTCCAGCGCCGGGACGACCGCCCGGCGGGCGGTGGCTTCAACCGCGACCGTACGAACGACCGTCCGAGCGGTGACCGTGGCGGTTTCCAGCGCCGCGATGACCGCCCGGCGGGTGGCGGCTTCAACCGCGACCGTACGAACAGCGACCGCCCGAGCGGCGGCTTCCAGCGCCGGGACGACCGTCCCACGGGCGGCGGCTTCAACCGCGACCGTACAAATGACCGTACAAATGACCGTACGAACGACCGCCCCGGCGGCGACCGTCCGAGCGCGGACCGCCGCGACGACCGTGGCGGCCGCCCCTTCGAGCGCCGCGAGCACCGCCCGGCGGGTGACCGCCCGGTCAACCGCGACCGCCGCGACGACCGCCCGACGACCGGCTTCCGCGCCGCCGCGTCCCACGACCGCCCGACGGGCCGCCGTGACGACCACCGGGGCGGCACGACGGGCACCGGCACCGGCTCCTTCGGCCGCCGCGACGACAAGCCCCGCTGGAAGCGCGGCAACTGA
- a CDS encoding ATP-grasp domain-containing protein codes for MRLCFLVEEQYRYDGMPVEVIAQLVAWGHRVDVLRPGSALLPLSDVVRAGSHDAWVLKTVSGGPGLSLLEAAARAGLTTVNDARAIRGVRDKAVAAAIGHDRGLPLPMTYAASHPDALAEIPSSAYPLVVKPADGSSGRAVRLVASPDRMAEIRGELAGEGMLIAQPYVPNSGTDLKVYCVGGELYATERNSPLHPDRATKERRVPLSSEVAGIVSEVGAVYGLDLYGVDVLLGPDGPVVVDVNDFPSFRQVPDAAARVGRAILNLARRDSPSVPPPLPPHQTPVPAVAGDGR; via the coding sequence ATGAGACTCTGCTTTCTGGTGGAGGAGCAGTACCGCTACGACGGCATGCCCGTCGAGGTGATCGCCCAACTCGTCGCGTGGGGGCACCGGGTGGACGTCCTGCGCCCCGGCAGTGCGCTGCTGCCGCTGTCCGATGTCGTACGGGCGGGCAGTCACGACGCCTGGGTGCTGAAGACAGTGTCGGGCGGTCCCGGCCTGTCTCTCCTGGAGGCCGCGGCCCGGGCCGGGCTGACAACGGTCAACGACGCGAGGGCGATACGGGGAGTCAGGGACAAGGCGGTAGCGGCGGCGATCGGCCACGACCGGGGCCTTCCCCTGCCGATGACGTACGCCGCGTCACACCCGGATGCACTCGCCGAGATCCCCTCCTCCGCCTACCCGTTGGTGGTCAAGCCGGCCGACGGAAGCTCGGGCCGGGCGGTACGGCTGGTGGCGTCGCCGGATCGAATGGCCGAGATACGGGGGGAGTTGGCCGGGGAGGGCATGCTCATAGCGCAGCCGTACGTACCGAACTCGGGAACCGACCTCAAGGTGTACTGCGTCGGCGGCGAGTTGTACGCCACCGAGCGCAACTCCCCGCTCCACCCGGACCGCGCGACCAAGGAACGGCGCGTGCCGCTCTCCTCGGAAGTGGCCGGAATCGTGTCAGAGGTCGGAGCGGTCTACGGACTCGACCTGTACGGCGTGGACGTCCTCCTGGGCCCGGACGGCCCGGTGGTGGTCGACGTGAACGACTTCCCGAGCTTCCGCCAAGTACCGGACGCGGCGGCGAGGGTGGGCAGGGCGATCCTGAACCTGGCGCGCAGGGACAGCCCGTCCGTACCCCCACCCCTCCCACCCCACCAGACTCCCGTCCCGGCCGTGGCGGGGGACGGCAGATGA
- a CDS encoding NUDIX hydrolase encodes MGRIEYYNDPQAPKANTLIPASNLLVVDDSGALLLQRRRDTGQWALPGGAQDIGETAGQCAVRECLEETGIIAEITGFLGVYTNPHHIVAYSDGEIRQQYENTYIGRPVGGEPTINDEADGVRFVRPADLDQYDIHPSMRQQIGDYLAGTYPYLG; translated from the coding sequence ATGGGCAGGATTGAGTACTACAACGACCCGCAGGCCCCGAAGGCGAACACGCTCATCCCCGCCAGCAACCTGCTCGTCGTCGATGACAGCGGTGCTCTCCTGCTCCAGCGCCGTCGTGACACGGGCCAGTGGGCACTGCCCGGCGGGGCGCAGGACATAGGTGAGACCGCGGGGCAGTGCGCGGTGCGCGAGTGCCTGGAGGAGACCGGCATCATCGCCGAGATCACGGGCTTCCTGGGCGTCTACACCAACCCGCACCACATCGTCGCCTACAGCGACGGCGAGATCCGCCAGCAGTACGAGAACACCTATATCGGCCGGCCGGTCGGAGGCGAGCCCACCATCAACGACGAGGCCGACGGCGTCCGCTTCGTCCGGCCCGCGGACCTCGACCAGTACGACATCCACCCCAGCATGCGACAGCAGATCGGCGACTACCTTGCCGGCACCTACCCCTATCTGGGCTGA
- a CDS encoding PrsW family intramembrane metalloprotease, whose product MSAPPPQSPAPDGGPALPRRVFWRRRTFWAHRAVRATAVITTLALCGLVILLLVRDQTGTEGFLVGLGLAVLPVPLLMTVFRWLDRVEPGPWRNLLFSFAWGACAAALVAILANSLATRWIANATADPRGAESLGATVIAPVVEESAKAGAILLIFLFRRREFTGLVDGVVVAGFSATGFAFTENILYLGNAFGEDQYTGGSGLTSMTVATFVVRILLSPFAHPLFTVLTGIGFGLAAATPRHHRLRRRVLPLLGLAVAMGLHALWNGSTSLFGPYGFYLVYAAFMVPVLGLVTWLAIWSRQRELRTISAELPAYSAAGWLVPAAPLALSSMRARTTARDFAGRTYGARAARAVGEYEAFATSLAFLRHRAEREAGAPDFAERERELLHHLWQRRGIAGPALTYAARATGRVRVPPPYIDYDGYNPYRD is encoded by the coding sequence GTGTCAGCACCGCCCCCGCAGTCCCCCGCGCCCGACGGCGGGCCCGCCCTGCCGCGCCGCGTGTTCTGGCGCCGCCGTACGTTCTGGGCCCACCGGGCGGTCAGAGCGACGGCGGTGATCACCACACTCGCGCTGTGCGGCCTGGTGATCCTCCTGCTCGTCCGCGACCAGACCGGCACCGAGGGCTTCCTCGTCGGCCTCGGCCTCGCCGTCCTGCCCGTACCGCTGCTCATGACGGTCTTCCGCTGGCTGGACCGGGTCGAGCCCGGCCCGTGGCGCAACCTGCTGTTCTCGTTCGCCTGGGGCGCCTGCGCCGCCGCCCTGGTGGCCATCCTCGCCAACTCCCTGGCCACGCGCTGGATCGCCAACGCGACCGCCGACCCACGGGGCGCGGAGTCCCTCGGCGCCACGGTGATAGCGCCGGTCGTCGAGGAGAGCGCGAAGGCCGGCGCGATCCTGCTGATCTTCCTGTTCCGCAGAAGGGAGTTCACCGGGCTGGTGGACGGCGTGGTGGTCGCGGGCTTCTCCGCCACCGGCTTCGCGTTCACCGAGAACATCCTCTACCTAGGCAACGCCTTCGGCGAGGACCAGTACACCGGCGGCTCCGGCCTCACCTCCATGACCGTCGCCACCTTCGTCGTACGCATCCTGCTGTCGCCCTTCGCCCACCCGCTCTTCACCGTGCTGACGGGCATCGGCTTCGGGCTGGCGGCGGCGACACCCCGTCACCACAGGCTGCGCAGAAGGGTGTTGCCGCTGCTGGGCCTGGCGGTGGCGATGGGCCTGCACGCGCTGTGGAACGGCTCGACATCGCTCTTCGGCCCCTACGGCTTCTACCTGGTCTACGCCGCGTTCATGGTCCCGGTCCTCGGGCTGGTCACCTGGCTGGCGATCTGGAGCAGGCAGCGCGAACTGCGCACGATCTCCGCCGAGTTGCCCGCGTACTCCGCCGCCGGCTGGCTGGTCCCCGCCGCGCCGCTCGCGCTCTCCTCGATGCGGGCGCGCACGACGGCGCGGGACTTCGCGGGCCGTACGTACGGGGCGCGGGCGGCCAGGGCCGTCGGGGAGTACGAGGCGTTCGCGACGTCGTTGGCCTTCCTGCGGCACCGGGCCGAGCGGGAGGCCGGCGCGCCCGACTTCGCCGAGCGGGAGCGGGAGTTGCTGCACCATCTGTGGCAGCGCAGGGGGATCGCGGGGCCCGCGCTCACGTACGCGGCGCGGGCCACGGGCCGGGTACGGGTGCCGCCGCCGTACATCGACTACGACGGCTACAACCCGTACCGCGACTGA
- the crcB gene encoding fluoride efflux transporter CrcB gives MDPDVDLHLPAHRAETGGGRRAAVLAVISVGGAAGASARYGADVLWPTASGAFPWTTFGINVLGCALIGVLMVLITEDGRSAHPLVRPFLGVGVLGGFTTFSTYSLDFHDLLRRHEDATAVAYAAGTLAGAMTAVWAAALVTRWAVRRGGGGGTGRPGGGPGRPRGGSPRPGGGAVR, from the coding sequence ATGGACCCGGACGTCGACCTGCACCTGCCCGCCCACCGCGCCGAGACCGGCGGCGGGCGGCGGGCGGCGGTGCTCGCCGTCATCTCGGTGGGCGGCGCCGCCGGGGCCTCCGCCCGGTACGGCGCCGACGTGCTCTGGCCCACCGCCTCCGGCGCCTTCCCCTGGACCACCTTCGGGATCAATGTGCTCGGCTGCGCGCTGATCGGCGTCCTGATGGTCCTGATCACCGAGGACGGGCGGTCGGCGCATCCGCTCGTACGGCCGTTCCTCGGGGTGGGCGTGCTGGGCGGGTTCACGACCTTCTCGACGTATTCGCTCGACTTCCACGACCTGCTGAGGCGTCACGAGGACGCCACCGCCGTGGCGTACGCGGCCGGGACCCTCGCCGGGGCGATGACGGCGGTCTGGGCGGCGGCGCTCGTGACCCGGTGGGCGGTACGGCGCGGGGGCGGCGGCGGTACGGGTCGGCCGGGCGGCGGCCCGGGTCGGCCTCGGGGCGGTTCGCCCCGGCCCGGGGGCGGGGCGGTCCGGTGA
- a CDS encoding M23 family metallopeptidase — protein MASNKPALEAPFETETFEPPRFGTEADRTWGEWNPTEDSLLPPVRGRHRVAKQRGLARSSTVLGVGVLAAVGAGGIATAQDKPAVSISLPDAITDNLPAAKSLPGVGSLGTEEAKPSALATDPLTTAGMTTADFQSGATDAGEALRARILQQAEAQQAEADATTKAAEQAAAAEKAAADAEKRQTEAEKKIQAAKDKAEAEAKAKAAAKAEKERLAKLAESYTLPVVSYTITSTFGQAGSMWSSGYHTGLDFAAPTGTPIKAVHSGTVQSAGWSGSYGYRTVLELDDGTELWFCHQSSMTVTAGQKVSTGEVIGRVGATGNVTGPHLHLEVHAPGGTDIDPMGWLQSKGLNP, from the coding sequence GTGGCGTCCAACAAGCCTGCCCTCGAAGCCCCCTTCGAAACGGAAACCTTCGAACCGCCGAGGTTCGGCACCGAAGCGGACCGGACCTGGGGGGAGTGGAATCCCACCGAGGACTCCCTGCTTCCCCCCGTACGAGGCAGGCACCGCGTCGCCAAGCAGCGCGGACTGGCCCGCAGTTCCACGGTCCTCGGCGTCGGCGTCCTCGCCGCCGTCGGTGCGGGCGGCATCGCCACCGCGCAGGACAAGCCCGCCGTCTCCATATCCCTGCCCGATGCCATCACGGACAACCTTCCGGCCGCCAAGTCGCTGCCGGGCGTGGGTTCCCTGGGTACGGAAGAGGCCAAGCCGAGCGCGCTCGCCACCGACCCGCTGACCACGGCGGGCATGACCACCGCGGACTTCCAGTCGGGCGCCACCGACGCCGGCGAGGCGCTGCGCGCCCGGATCCTCCAGCAGGCCGAGGCGCAGCAGGCCGAGGCCGACGCCACGACCAAGGCGGCCGAGCAGGCGGCGGCGGCCGAGAAGGCCGCGGCGGACGCCGAGAAGCGCCAGACCGAGGCCGAGAAGAAGATCCAGGCCGCGAAGGACAAGGCGGAGGCCGAGGCCAAGGCCAAGGCGGCCGCCAAGGCCGAGAAGGAGCGCCTGGCCAAGCTGGCCGAGAGCTACACCCTCCCCGTCGTCTCGTACACGATCACCTCCACCTTCGGCCAGGCCGGCTCCATGTGGTCCTCCGGCTACCACACCGGGCTGGACTTCGCGGCCCCGACCGGCACGCCGATCAAGGCGGTCCACAGCGGCACGGTCCAGTCGGCCGGCTGGTCCGGCTCGTACGGCTACCGCACGGTGCTGGAGCTCGACGACGGTACGGAACTGTGGTTCTGCCACCAGTCCTCGATGACCGTCACCGCCGGCCAGAAGGTCTCCACGGGCGAGGTCATCGGCCGCGTGGGCGCGACCGGCAACGTGACGGGCCCGCACCTGCACCTGGAGGTCCACGCCCCAGGCGGCACGGACATCGACCCGATGGGCTGGCTCCAGAGCAAGGGCCTCAACCCGTAG
- a CDS encoding PP2C family protein-serine/threonine phosphatase, with amino-acid sequence MDRGVSAEPGRIGRRVVRYLPALVIVVGVIFDSATPTRFTASPFFCSAPLVAAPFFTPLGTLFTGVAALCTELVLRLLDGNVGSADAITELLTVLTVSVLALGINRVVRLSGERLASARIIAETAQRAVLPRPADRIGGLHIAARYEAAQEGAFIGGDLFAVQDTPYGVRLVVGDVRGKGLEAVEAVAVVIGAFREAAEQEASLEGVAQRLERALTREGTRRDGIDVFEGFTTAVLAEIPNDEAVVRLVNRGHPEPLLTHADGVVVMLAPGDHALPLGMSELGAWPDRADEEPFPPGATLLFYTDGLSEARNAKGVFYDARERLSGRIFPGPDEMLDALIGDVRVHTGGGNTDDMALLAVSRPVQGQPERRRTMPVVP; translated from the coding sequence ATCGACCGGGGCGTGAGCGCCGAGCCCGGCCGTATCGGACGCAGGGTCGTCCGCTACCTGCCCGCGCTGGTGATCGTCGTCGGAGTGATCTTCGACTCCGCCACCCCCACCCGCTTCACCGCCTCGCCCTTCTTCTGCTCCGCCCCCCTGGTCGCGGCCCCGTTCTTCACCCCCCTGGGCACCCTGTTCACCGGCGTCGCCGCCCTCTGCACCGAACTGGTCCTGCGCCTCCTCGACGGCAACGTCGGGAGCGCCGACGCCATCACCGAGCTGCTGACGGTCCTCACCGTGTCCGTCCTCGCGCTCGGCATCAACCGGGTGGTGCGCCTGAGCGGCGAGCGCCTCGCGTCCGCCCGGATCATCGCCGAGACGGCGCAGCGCGCCGTGCTGCCCAGACCCGCCGACCGGATCGGCGGGCTGCACATCGCCGCGCGGTACGAGGCGGCGCAGGAGGGGGCGTTCATCGGCGGGGACCTGTTCGCCGTGCAGGACACGCCGTACGGGGTGCGTCTGGTGGTCGGGGACGTACGGGGGAAGGGCCTGGAGGCGGTCGAGGCGGTGGCGGTGGTCATCGGGGCGTTCCGGGAGGCCGCCGAGCAGGAGGCTTCGCTGGAGGGGGTCGCGCAGCGGCTGGAACGTGCCCTCACGCGCGAGGGGACGCGGCGGGACGGGATCGACGTCTTCGAGGGCTTCACCACGGCCGTGCTGGCCGAGATCCCGAACGACGAGGCGGTGGTACGGCTGGTCAACCGCGGCCACCCCGAGCCGCTGCTGACCCACGCGGACGGCGTGGTGGTGATGCTGGCGCCCGGCGACCACGCGCTGCCGCTCGGGATGAGCGAGCTGGGCGCGTGGCCGGACCGCGCGGACGAGGAGCCGTTCCCGCCGGGGGCGACCCTGCTCTTCTACACGGACGGCCTGTCCGAGGCGCGCAACGCGAAGGGTGTCTTCTACGACGCGCGCGAGCGGCTGTCCGGGCGGATCTTCCCGGGGCCGGACGAGATGCTGGACGCGCTCATCGGGGACGTACGCGTGCACACGGGGGGCGGTAACACGGACGACATGGCGCTGCTGGCGGTCAGCCGGCCCGTCCAGGGGCAGCCGGAACGGCGCAGGACGATGCCGGTCGTGCCCTAG
- a CDS encoding ATP-grasp domain-containing protein produces the protein MTHVNPTHPPHPTAAPLADVYLLKSRTPQALALARSFEERGARVLNPAAATELCQDRKAMADLALRAGLPFARTHTPGTLTDLTSLPTLPLPHPLVVKSRHSRREDLVARADIPAQLRALAAQWPEEPVVIQEFTPNSGWDHKLWVIADKVFATHRRSELATTPTPPPPPPLTPTDLPQTWLTLVRTVGKVFALDVYGVDIITTPTGAPLIVDINAFPGIRNQPGAPEALATLTLRAAEG, from the coding sequence GTGACACACGTAAACCCCACCCACCCCCCGCACCCCACCGCGGCCCCCCTGGCGGACGTCTACCTACTGAAGTCCAGAACACCCCAGGCACTGGCCCTGGCCCGCTCGTTCGAGGAGCGCGGCGCGAGGGTGCTCAACCCGGCGGCGGCGACGGAACTGTGCCAGGACCGCAAGGCGATGGCGGACCTGGCCCTACGGGCAGGCCTCCCCTTCGCCCGAACCCACACCCCGGGCACCCTGACCGACCTGACATCCCTGCCGACGCTCCCCCTCCCCCACCCCTTGGTGGTGAAGAGCCGCCACAGCCGCCGAGAGGACCTGGTAGCCCGGGCCGACATCCCCGCACAGCTACGCGCCCTGGCGGCCCAGTGGCCGGAAGAACCAGTAGTGATCCAGGAGTTCACCCCGAACAGCGGCTGGGACCACAAACTCTGGGTGATAGCCGACAAGGTCTTCGCCACCCACCGCCGCTCAGAACTCGCCACCACCCCCACGCCCCCACCCCCACCCCCGCTCACCCCCACCGACCTCCCCCAGACCTGGCTCACCCTGGTCCGTACAGTCGGCAAGGTCTTCGCCCTGGACGTATACGGAGTGGACATCATCACCACCCCCACAGGCGCCCCCCTGATCGTCGACATCAACGCGTTCCCCGGCATAAGAAACCAACCAGGCGCCCCAGAAGCCCTCGCGACCCTGACACTCCGCGCGGCGGAAGGCTGA
- a CDS encoding aldo/keto reductase yields MTDLLTLGSSDLRVFPLSLGGNVFGWTSDEAESFAVLDGYAAVGGNFVDTADTYSSWAPGHQGGESETVLGNWIAARGNRSEVVVATKVGAHPQFKGLRAATIKGAAEESLRRLRTDYIDLYYTHFDDPEVPVEEIITALDQLVKDGKVRAIAASNLSTERLAASLAFSESEGLARYEVLQPRYNLVSRDTYEGPLQDLVAEHGLSTVPYSSLAAGFLTGKYRAGTTVDSPRAAGAGAHLETGRGLAVLAALDRVAGARGVEVGTVALAWLAAQPTVVAPLASARTVEQLPVLLAATGLELTAEELADLTAASA; encoded by the coding sequence ATGACAGATCTGCTCACCCTCGGCTCCTCCGACCTCCGGGTCTTCCCCCTCTCCCTCGGCGGCAACGTCTTCGGCTGGACGTCCGACGAGGCCGAGTCCTTCGCCGTCCTGGACGGATACGCCGCCGTCGGCGGCAACTTCGTGGACACCGCCGACACGTACTCCTCCTGGGCCCCCGGCCACCAGGGCGGCGAGTCGGAGACCGTCCTCGGCAACTGGATCGCCGCGCGCGGCAACCGCTCCGAGGTGGTCGTGGCGACCAAGGTCGGCGCCCACCCGCAGTTCAAGGGCCTGCGGGCGGCCACGATCAAGGGTGCGGCCGAGGAGTCGCTGCGCCGGCTGCGTACGGACTACATCGACCTCTACTACACGCACTTCGACGATCCCGAGGTGCCGGTCGAGGAGATCATCACCGCGCTCGACCAGCTGGTGAAGGACGGCAAGGTCCGGGCGATAGCCGCCTCCAACCTCAGCACCGAGCGCCTCGCCGCCTCCCTCGCCTTCTCCGAGAGCGAGGGGCTGGCCCGGTACGAAGTCCTCCAGCCGCGCTACAACCTGGTCTCCCGCGACACGTACGAGGGCCCGCTCCAGGACCTCGTGGCCGAGCACGGGCTGTCGACCGTGCCGTACTCGTCTCTCGCGGCGGGCTTCCTCACGGGCAAGTACCGCGCCGGGACGACGGTCGACAGCCCGCGCGCGGCGGGGGCGGGCGCGCACCTGGAGACCGGGCGGGGCCTGGCCGTGCTCGCCGCGCTGGACCGGGTCGCCGGGGCCCGTGGCGTCGAGGTCGGCACCGTCGCGCTGGCGTGGCTGGCGGCGCAGCCGACCGTGGTGGCGCCCCTGGCGTCCGCGCGGACCGTCGAGCAGCTGCCCGTACTGCTGGCGGCGACCGGACTGGAGCTGACGGCGGAGGAGTTGGCGGACCTGACCGCCGCATCCGCCTAG
- the crcB gene encoding fluoride efflux transporter CrcB, translating into MNWLLVIVGAMVGAPLRYLTDRTVQGRWTGREDFPWGTFTVNVGGSLVLGFVSGAAVSSGTFALIGTGFCGALTTYSTFSYETLRLIELGRGFLAAVNVALSVLAGLGAVLLGVELARSWVG; encoded by the coding sequence GTGAACTGGCTGCTGGTGATCGTGGGCGCCATGGTCGGCGCGCCCCTGCGGTATCTGACGGACCGTACGGTCCAGGGGCGGTGGACCGGCCGTGAGGACTTCCCCTGGGGCACGTTCACCGTGAACGTCGGCGGGAGCCTGGTCCTCGGCTTCGTGTCCGGCGCGGCGGTCTCGTCCGGGACGTTCGCGCTGATCGGTACGGGCTTCTGCGGCGCGCTGACGACGTACTCGACCTTCTCGTACGAGACGCTGCGGCTGATCGAACTCGGCCGGGGGTTCCTGGCGGCGGTGAACGTGGCCCTGTCGGTCCTGGCCGGACTCGGCGCGGTGCTCCTCGGGGTCGAGCTGGCGCGGAGCTGGGTGGGATAG
- a CDS encoding HAD family hydrolase yields METIVFDVGETLVRDDRQWASWADWLGVPRHTISALVGVVTAQNRDGNDALRLIKPGMDIGEAYRARETAGRGEHLDESDLYPDVRPALAALRALGVRVVLAGNQTVRALELLRRLDLPADLVTGSGDWEAAKPTREFFARVVEAAQAPPERTLYVGDHPAYDLFPAQLEGLRTAHLRRGPWGYRWADDPEVVAAADWRVDNLTQLTPIVRAAREKG; encoded by the coding sequence ATTGAAACCATCGTGTTCGACGTCGGCGAGACCCTCGTACGCGACGACCGGCAGTGGGCCTCCTGGGCCGACTGGCTGGGCGTCCCCCGGCACACGATCTCCGCCCTGGTCGGTGTCGTGACAGCGCAGAACAGGGACGGCAACGACGCCCTGCGGCTGATCAAACCCGGCATGGACATCGGCGAGGCGTACCGCGCCAGGGAGACGGCGGGACGCGGCGAGCACCTCGACGAGTCGGACCTCTACCCGGACGTACGGCCCGCCCTCGCCGCGTTACGGGCGCTCGGCGTCCGGGTCGTCCTCGCCGGGAACCAGACCGTACGGGCCCTGGAATTGCTGCGGCGCCTCGACCTCCCGGCCGACCTCGTCACCGGATCGGGCGACTGGGAGGCCGCCAAACCGACCCGGGAGTTCTTCGCCCGCGTCGTGGAGGCGGCCCAGGCCCCTCCCGAACGGACGCTGTACGTGGGGGACCATCCCGCGTACGACCTGTTCCCCGCCCAGCTGGAGGGCCTGCGCACGGCTCATCTGCGGCGCGGCCCGTGGGGCTACCGGTGGGCGGACGACCCGGAGGTGGTCGCGGCGGCGGACTGGCGGGTCGACAACCTGACGCAGCTGACCCCGATCGTGCGGGCGGCGCGCGAGAAGGGGTGA